The following proteins come from a genomic window of Streptomyces sp. NBC_01716:
- a CDS encoding PPOX class F420-dependent oxidoreductase, whose amino-acid sequence MTTTTAPFNPRTLLAESRLGVLATIKSNGLPQLSPVMPFYDEEADVLYVSMTEGRAKTTNLRRDPRAALEVTSPDGWSWATAEGPVALTGPGTDPEGPEVEALVTYYRRAAGEHPNWAEYRSVMVSDRRVLMTMRVTHVYGERIA is encoded by the coding sequence ATGACTACGACCACCGCACCGTTCAACCCGCGCACGCTGCTCGCGGAGAGCCGCCTTGGCGTCCTCGCCACGATCAAGTCGAACGGCCTGCCCCAGCTCTCCCCGGTGATGCCCTTCTACGACGAGGAGGCCGACGTCCTGTACGTATCGATGACGGAGGGCCGCGCCAAGACGACAAACCTCCGCCGCGACCCCCGCGCGGCCCTGGAGGTCACGAGCCCGGACGGCTGGTCCTGGGCAACGGCGGAGGGCCCGGTCGCCCTCACGGGCCCTGGCACTGACCCCGAGGGCCCTGAGGTCGAGGCCCTGGTCACCTACTACCGCCGCGCGGCCGGCGAACACCCGAACTGGGCCGAGTACCGCTCAGTGATGGTCTCGGACCGCCGGGTCCTGATGACGATGCGAGTGACCCACGTCTACGGCGAAAGGATCGCCTGA
- a CDS encoding SDR family NAD(P)-dependent oxidoreductase, which produces MSRSVLVVSGASGSAESVAAAYARQDDWVGFLYERGTPPDELYNVRCDVSDALQLDAAVSEFETGHGTVDVLVVDADRHEHHTDESSVSAAAGTRARANAIIGRTLPGMREAGHGRIVLIASTKGLGRGSTLAGGAPHADLMSLAWHLVHECRGSDVTVNVITYGAAQSGSRLARAQRAQQIADLAIHLTRPEATDTGAVIPVEVLGAIPTRGPAWAEGASYQGR; this is translated from the coding sequence GTGAGCCGTTCGGTGCTGGTCGTCAGCGGGGCGAGCGGGAGCGCGGAGAGCGTGGCCGCCGCGTATGCCCGCCAGGACGACTGGGTCGGGTTCCTCTACGAGCGCGGGACGCCTCCCGACGAGCTCTACAACGTACGGTGCGATGTGAGCGACGCGCTCCAACTGGACGCCGCCGTATCCGAGTTCGAGACCGGGCACGGAACGGTCGACGTCCTGGTCGTGGACGCGGACCGGCACGAGCACCACACCGATGAATCCTCCGTCTCCGCCGCCGCCGGGACCCGGGCCAGGGCGAACGCGATCATCGGGCGCACGCTGCCGGGCATGCGCGAGGCCGGGCACGGGCGGATCGTCCTGATCGCGTCCACGAAGGGCCTCGGCCGCGGCTCCACCCTGGCGGGCGGCGCCCCGCACGCGGACCTGATGAGCCTGGCCTGGCACCTGGTCCACGAGTGCCGGGGCTCGGACGTGACGGTCAACGTGATCACGTACGGGGCGGCACAGAGCGGCTCCCGCCTGGCCCGCGCACAACGGGCCCAGCAGATCGCGGACCTCGCGATCCACTTGACGAGGCCGGAGGCCACGGACACGGGCGCGGTGATCCCGGTCGAGGTCCTCGGCGCGATCCCGACACGCGGCCCGGCATGGGCGGAGGGCGCGTCGTACCAGGGGCGCTGA